The following coding sequences lie in one Rutidosis leptorrhynchoides isolate AG116_Rl617_1_P2 chromosome 6, CSIRO_AGI_Rlap_v1, whole genome shotgun sequence genomic window:
- the LOC139853812 gene encoding uncharacterized protein produces the protein MKVLKSCLNKKDFVWTAEAEGAFQEVKQLLKTLPTLTAPKEGKTLILYLAVSKEAISSVLIAERNGLQMPIYFVSKVLQLNQPLKQILQRPESSGRLAKWAIELGEYEINFAPRNAVKGQHVWELHTDGASSEEGTGAGLVLTSPDGEEYTYALKFCFYASNNEAEYEAILSGLRIAVEMGITNLRAYVDSQIVASKLMERLMQEIHQ, from the exons ATGAAGGTGTTAAAAAGTTGTCTCAATAAAAAAGATTTTGTATGGACGGCGGAAGCCGAAGGAGCATTTCAAGAAGTCAAGCAATTGTTGAAAACATTACCTACGTTAACAGCACCAAAAGAAGGGAAAACTTTGATTTTGTATTTAGCTGTCTCAAAAGAAGCAATTAGTTCTGTCTTAATCGCAGAACGGAATGGCttgcaaatgcctatatattttgttagcaaagtattGCAGCTCA ACCAACCGTTGAAGCAAATACTCCAGCGTCCAGAGTCATCAGGCCGTCTAGCGAAATGGGCCATTGAATTGGGCgaatatgaaatcaattttgctcccaGAAATGCGGTTAAAGGACAA CATGTTTGGGAATTGCACACTGATGGGGCTTCCAGTGAAGAAGGAACAGGTGCAggactagttttaacaagtccagatgGAGAAGAGTATACCTAtgcattgaaattttgtttttatgcgtccaacaatgaagcagagtacgaGGCAATACTCTCCGGCTTGCGCATAGCagtagaaatgggcataacaaacCTAAGGGCATATGTGGATTCTCAAATTGTGGCCAGCAAGTTAATGGAACGTTTGATGCAAGAGATACATcaatga
- the LOC139853813 gene encoding uncharacterized protein gives MKETYVPLASFTSESSWSEGSILLEVVLGKPPLKRIANIEFLVVKANSQYNIILRRTALMTFGAVTSTVHGMMKFLTLGGIATLYAERKKSIECSQVTKAIIKPIIHDDGSISPNLQFPDQKIIIGHTLSMACKEKLYNILATNLDIFAWQPSDMTGVPREVAEHRLNVNPNIHPVCQKKRGMAPERSKFLRDENARATYQRLIDMAFKDQIGRNLEAYVDDIVIKKEGKFLGHIVTERGIKSNPKKIQAIEDMNLPANKKDVQRLNGCLAALTRFLSKAAEKPFHL, from the exons ATGAAGGAAACGTATGTGCCGttagcaagttttacaagtgaatcgtcttggtctgaaggaagtattcttCTTGAAGTAGTTTTGGGCAAGCCACCCCTTAAACGCATAGCAAACATCGAGTTTCTGGTGGTAAAAGCTAATTCACAATACAATATAATTTTGAGAAGAACTGCCTTGATGACATTTGGGGCTGTGACGTCAACTGTGCACGGCATGATGAAATTTCTGACGCTTGGCGGAATAGCAACATTATACGCAGAACGGaagaagtcaattgagtgttctcaagtaacaaaaGCAATAATTAAGCCAATAATACATGATGATGGGTCAATCTCGCCAAATCTACAATTTCCCGATCAAAAGATCATAATTGGGCATACGTTATCTATGGCATGTAAAGAAAAGTTATACAACATTTTGGCAACGAATTTAGACATCTTTGCATGGcaaccgtctgatatgaccggtgttccaagaGAAGTTGCAGAACATAGGTTAAATGTGAATCCTAATATACATCCTGTTTGTCAAAAGAAGCGAGGTATGGCGCCAGAACgaagcaaattcctccgtgatgag aatgcaagAGCAACATATCAACGGcttattgatatggcgtttaaggatcaaattgggcgaaatTTGGAGGCTTATGTTGACGACATCGTTataaaaa AAGAAGGAAAATTTTTAGGTCATATTGTTACAGAACGGGGTATTAAatctaatcctaagaaaattcaagcaattgaagacatgAACTTGCCGGCCAACAAAAAGGATGTTCAAAGATTAAATGGATGtttagcagcattaacaagatttttATCCAAAGCAGCTGAAAAGCCTTTCCATTTATGA
- the LOC139853811 gene encoding uncharacterized protein, giving the protein MAIVESVKETWMTPYLRYLHDGGLPIDKAEARRIRVTAPMYEVVNGALYRKSYNGPLLRCLTNDEVLKVVRRCMKEFRHGTVQHLPKYDLIPVSSAWPFCKWAIDIVGPFNRSTVSDNGKKFAENPFRSWCEELGIKQNFTFVAHPQANGQVEVTNKEIVAGIKARLGLSQTGWVDELQNVLWAHRTTPKRSTGKHPSV; this is encoded by the exons ATGGCGATAGTTGAAAGTGtcaaggaaacttggatgactccatatTTGAGGTATTTGCATGACGGAGGGTTACCCATTGACAAGGCGGAAGCAAGAAGGATAAGGGTAACGGCACCAATGTATGAAGTAGTTAATGGTGCTCTTTATCGAAAGTcttacaatggtccgttgttaaggtgTTTAACCAATGATGAAGTATTGAAAGTAGTCAGGAgatgcatgaaggagttt AGGCATGGTACGGTTCAGCATCTTCCGAAGTATGACTTGATACCagtgtcatccgcttggccgttctgcaaATGGGCGATTGATATTGTAGGACCATTCAATAGAAGTAccg tcagtgaCAATGGCAAGAAATTTGCAGAGAATCCATTTCGAAGTTGGTGTGAGGAGCTAGGaataaagcaaaactttacatttgttgctcatcctcaagcgaatggGCAAGTAGAGGTTACTAATAAAGAAattgttgctggcattaaggcacggttgggATTAAGTCAAACTGGTTGGGTAGACGAACTGCAAAATGTACTATGGGCACACCGAACAActccaaagcggagcacggggaAACACCCGTCTGTCTAG